From Pseudomonas sp. AN-1:
AGTTCCCAGGTGTTCTTGGCGAGCTTGCGCAGGTAGCCCATCTCCTCGAGGGTGTGGACGATGCGGTAGATCGCCGAGACGCTGACGCCGAGGCGCTCGGCGATCTCGCTGGTGCCGAGGGTGCGCTGCTGGGCGTTGAACATCTGCAGGATGGAGAGGCCGCGCTGCAGGGCGGGGACCATGTAATCGGTGTCGCGGCCGCTGTCGAGGTCTTCGGCGATGGTCATGGTTGTTCTCCGGGCGGGGGCATTTGATGGTTCCCATGCTCCTGCGTGGGAACCCAGGCGCCGGTGTCCGGGGACGCGGAGCGTCCCGGGCGTTGCGCTCCCACGCGTGAGCGCTCGTCGTTATACACAAGTCCCGGTGAGCGCGTCGCGGGCCTCAAAAGCGATGACAAAGTCCCGCAACCGCTGCAGCCCGGTCCACATTGCCTTGGGCCCGGGTGGCCCATCGTGCTTGCGCCCCAAATAGCCGCCCAGGCTGGCTATCAGCATCACGACCTCACCCAGCGAGGGGGGAGTCTGTGGCGGCATGCAACGCTTGGCCACCATGTAGGCGGCCCGCCACTCCCGAGCCTCGAACACCAGCTCGCAGCTCAGACCTGGACAGCTTCGCCCCAACATCAGGCTGTACAGCACCCGCCATGTCACGACCAGGTAAAGCCCGATGCAGGGCAGTAGTCGCTCTTCGGTCTCCAGCTGCAGTCGATTGATCTGGCAACCATTCTTCAGAACGTGGAAGTAAACCTCGATACACCAGCGCACGGCATACCATTCGACGACTGTAACGGCTTGGGCCAGGCCTTCCACCGGCAGGCTTGTCAGCAGCAACCACTCCAACGGCTCGACGCCCTCCGGCGGGTGCTCCTCGCAAGCCAGGACGGCATTGATCATGACCTCAGGCAAGCGATGCCCGACGCGGGACGGTGGTTGCAGCGTGAGACTGGCAGAGCGCAGAGTGACCTGCGCCAGGCGGGCGGGACGTTTCGGGCGCGCCCGTACCTCAACCTCGACTTGCCCCAGGCTTGGCGTCGCCGCCACAGAGGCCCACAGCTTGTCGGCAGCACCGCCCAGCACGCGGCGATCCTGTGCTGCGCGCACAATCCATTGCGCCCGTGTCGTCGCAGCGACGTCTTCATACTCGACGAACCACTCGTACAGATCACCTTCGGCGTCGGCGAGATTGACGACCTGGCTTTGCGGGAGCTGCCCCTGTAGCGCACAACTGCTCTGGTAGCTGTCGATCCAGCGTCGACTTTCCTTCTCGTCCACTCCTTTTCCGCGCCGCTCCTTGCGTGGGCTTGGCTCATCACGCTGCCACCACTCGGCCGCCACCACGCCCAGACAAACCCGCTCCGGTGTGAATGCCACGGTCGGATGGAGTCGGCGGGGATGCTTCTGCCTCTCCTTGATGGTGCCCACTCCCTTGGGGCCCAGATTCACCCACTTGTCTAGCTCGGTCGTGTCCTGGGCTAACAGCACCACGGGGCAGCACTCCATGCGCTGCAAGGTGGCATCCCGATGGGGGGCCAAAACTGTTTCGAAAGTGGCCTTCTCGTTATCGAAGAAACGGTAGGCCGCCATCGTCTCCGCCCAGCTCCGGCAAGCGGTAGGAATGCTGTTGCGTGGATCTGCACCCAACTGCTCCAGCAGCTTGGCGACACGCGCATTCAATCGCTCATCGCCCAGGTTTGCCGTGCGCATCTCTTCCTCAGCCCAGCTCGCGGATGACATCCCTGTACTCCCTCGGAAAACCTAAGATGGTGACTGAACTTGTGTATAACGACGAGCGCGTGAGCGTGGGAGCGATCAGAGGCGGGGCAGATTTGGCGCCTCACAGCAGCGCGTCGATCCCCGCCGGCTGGCCGCCGAACTCGTCCATGGCATCCAGCAGCGCGTCCCAGAAGTAGTTCGCCGAGGCGCGGTCGCAGAGGATGTGGAAACACGGCAGCTCGCCTTCCGGCAGATTGACGATGATGACGTTGATCCGCGCCGCCGAGGTCTGCGCCACCGCACCGACCGGGAAGGCCGCGGGGCTCAGGTCGACGCCGCAGAGCTTGGCCATCACCTCGGCGATGTGCGCGCCGGTGAGCAGCAGCCAGGCGTGGCTGTCCTGGCGCGGCAGCAGGTAGTTGGCCGTCGCGCCGAACTGCCAGTTGGCCTCCTCGGCGGCGATGCGCGCGCCGGCGTCGCGCAGGCTGCCGAGCAGCAGGTACTCGGTCTGCGACAGGCGCGCCACGTGGCTGCCGTCGGCCTGGGTCAGCGCCCGGTTGGGCGCCTCCGGCAGGGCATAGCCGCGCGCGGTGAGGTACTCGGCGGCCGCGGCGCCGCGAAAGCCGACGCGCGCCAGGTTGGTCAGGTCGAGCAGCGCGCAGCGTTGCAGCTGGGCGCTTTCGTCATGCTCGCCGTAGTGGGCGACTATCACGCTGTCGCCCAGGCGGCCGAGGGTGGCACCGGCCTGCTGGCGGTACAGCGGGCTGCGTTCGATGCATTGCTGGGCTTGCAGAGAGGCCATGATCACAGCTCCTGACGTTGGGTTTCGGGATCGAAGAACGGCAGCTTGACCACCGTCGCCTGCACCACCTGGCCGCCCTCGACGCGGATCGGGATCTGGCTGCCCGGCGCGCTCTGCTCGAAGGCGCAGTAGGCCAGGCCGATGATCTGGCCGAGGGTGGCGCTGTACTCGCAGGAGGTCACGTTGCCGCTGATGTCCGGCCCGTTGAGGACCAGGTGGCCTTCCAGCGGCTTGGTCGAGGTCGCCGGCAGGACGAAGCCGACCAGCTTGCGCTTGAGCGGCTGCGCCTCGAGGATTTCCACCGAGCGCTTGCCGACGAAGAACGGCTTGCTGCGCGCGATGGCCCAGCCCATGTCGATCTCGGCCGGGTGGGTCATGCCGTCGGTGTCCTGGCCGATGATCACGTGGCCCTTCTCCAGGCGCAGCAGACGCTGGGTCTCGACGCCGAACGGGCGGATCTCGTCCTTCTCGCCGGCCTGCATCAGCGCGTCCCACAGGTACTCGCCGTAGCGCGCCGGTACGTGGATCTCGTAG
This genomic window contains:
- a CDS encoding IS4 family transposase; the protein is MSSASWAEEEMRTANLGDERLNARVAKLLEQLGADPRNSIPTACRSWAETMAAYRFFDNEKATFETVLAPHRDATLQRMECCPVVLLAQDTTELDKWVNLGPKGVGTIKERQKHPRRLHPTVAFTPERVCLGVVAAEWWQRDEPSPRKERRGKGVDEKESRRWIDSYQSSCALQGQLPQSQVVNLADAEGDLYEWFVEYEDVAATTRAQWIVRAAQDRRVLGGAADKLWASVAATPSLGQVEVEVRARPKRPARLAQVTLRSASLTLQPPSRVGHRLPEVMINAVLACEEHPPEGVEPLEWLLLTSLPVEGLAQAVTVVEWYAVRWCIEVYFHVLKNGCQINRLQLETEERLLPCIGLYLVVTWRVLYSLMLGRSCPGLSCELVFEAREWRAAYMVAKRCMPPQTPPSLGEVVMLIASLGGYLGRKHDGPPGPKAMWTGLQRLRDFVIAFEARDALTGTCV
- a CDS encoding sarcosine oxidase subunit gamma is translated as MASLQAQQCIERSPLYRQQAGATLGRLGDSVIVAHYGEHDESAQLQRCALLDLTNLARVGFRGAAAAEYLTARGYALPEAPNRALTQADGSHVARLSQTEYLLLGSLRDAGARIAAEEANWQFGATANYLLPRQDSHAWLLLTGAHIAEVMAKLCGVDLSPAAFPVGAVAQTSAARINVIIVNLPEGELPCFHILCDRASANYFWDALLDAMDEFGGQPAGIDALL